A stretch of Elephas maximus indicus isolate mEleMax1 chromosome 20, mEleMax1 primary haplotype, whole genome shotgun sequence DNA encodes these proteins:
- the LOC126064218 gene encoding amiloride-sensitive amine oxidase [copper-containing]-like → MGQEALLLGWAIVGILALQTLAEAEPSQSSLGSKAGVFKDLSAEELKAVHKFLWSQRDLSLKPAKALTMTKNSIFLIEMLLPKKQHVLRFLDEGKRRPVREAHVVIFFGAQEKPNITEFAVGPLPSPSYMRVLPPRPGHRPSWASRPVSTAEYALLNHMLQEATKPLHQFFLDTTGFSFRHCGDRCLTFTDVAPRGLASGERRSWLILQRDVEGFFLHPTGLELLVDHGSQDANDWVVEQVWYNGKFYRSPEELARKYGDGEVEVVVLEDPPLRGSEDTPLFSSYRPRGTFSTSSTVNGPRLVQPQGRRYQLEGNAVLYGDWSFAFRLRSSSGLQVLDVRFGGERVAYEMSIQEAVALYGGHTPAGMQTKYMDVGWGLGSVTYELAPGIDCPDTATYLDALHYYDADGPVHYPHALCLFEMPTGVPLRRHFDSDFRGGFNFYAGLKGQVLVLRTTSTVYNYDYIWDFIFYPNGVMEAKMHATGYIHATFYTPEGLHHGMHLHTHLAGNMHTHLVHYRVDLDVAGTKNSFQTLGMKLQNITNPWSPGHYLVQPTLEQTHLHCERQAAFRFGRALPKYLLFTSPKKNPWGHKRSYRVQINSMASQVLLRGCQEERALTWARYPLAVTKYRESELHSSSIYNQNDPWDPPVVFEEFLRNNENIENEDLVAWVTVGFLHIPHSEDIPNTATPGNSVGFLLRPFNFFPEDPSLASRDTTIVWPQDKDSNHVQRWVPEEAGGCLMPPPFSYNGTYRPV, encoded by the exons ATGGGTCAAGAGGCCCTgctgcttggctgggccatagtcGGGATCCTGGCACTGCAGACCCTGGCGGAGGCTGAGCCCTCTCAAAGTTCCCTGGGCAGCAAGGCTGGGGTGTTCAAGGACCTGAGCGCCGAGGAGCTGAAGGCTGTGCACAAATTCCTTTGGTCCCAGAGGGACCTGTCGCTGAAGCCCGCCAAAGCCTTGACCATGACCAAGAACTCCATCTTCCTCATTGAGATGCTGCTGCCCAAGAAGCAACATGTGCTGAGGTTTCTGGATGAAGGTAAAAGGCGTCCGGTCCGGGAAGCCCACGTTGTCATCTTCTTTGGAGCCCAGGAGAAGCCCAACATCACTGAGTTTGCAGTGGGACCCCTACCATCACCCTCCTATATGCGAGTGCTGCCCCCCAGGCCGGGGCACCGCCCATCCTGGGCGTCCAGGCCCGTCTCCACTGCCGAGTATGCCCTCCTGAACCACATGCTACAGGAAGCCACCAAGCCCCTGCACCAGTTCTTCCTTGATACAACAGGCTTCTCCTTCCGACATTGTGGAGACCGGTGCCTAACCTTTACCGACGTGGCCCCCCGCGGCCTGGCTTCTGGCGAGCGCCGATCCTGGCTTATCCTGCAGCGAGATGTGGAAGGCTTTTTCTTGCACCCCACTGGGCTGGAGCTGCTTGTGGACCACGGGAGCCAAGATGCCAATGACTGGGTGGTAGAGCAAGTCTGGTACAATGGAAAGTTCTACAGGAGCCCAGAAGAACTGGCCCGCAAGTATGGCGATGGGGAGGTAGAGGTCGTGGTTCTGGAGGACCCACCACTGCGGGGCAGCGAGGACACCCCACTCTTCTCCTCCTACAGGCCCCGTGGGACCTTCTCCACATCCAGCACCGTGAATGGGCCCCGCCTGGTTCAGCCCCAAGGCCGCCGCTACCAGCTAGAGGGCAATGCTGTGCTCTACGGGGACTGGAGCTTCGCCTTCCGGCTGCGCTCCTCCTCTGGGCTACAGGTCCTGGATGTGCGCTTCGGAGGGGAGCGTGTGGCCTACGAAATGAGCATACAGGAGGCAGTGGCTCTATATGGAGGACACACACCAGCAGGCATGCAGACCAAGTACATGGACGTGGGCTGGGGCCTGGGCAGCGTCACTTATGAGCTAGCCCCAGGCATCGACTGCCCGGATACAGCCACCTACCTGGACGCCCTCCACTATTACGATGCTGATGGCCCAGTACACTACCCCCACGCCCTCTGCCTCTTCGAGATGCCCACAGGGGTGCCCCTTAGGCGGCACTTTGATTCTGACTTCAGAGGAGGCTTCAACTTCTATGCAGGGCTGAAGGGCCAGGTGCTGGTGCTGCGAACCACTTCCACAGTCTACAATTATGATTACATTTGGGATTTCATCTTCTACCCCAATGGAGTAATGGAAGCCAAGATGCATGCCACTGGCTACATCCATGCCACCTTCTACACCCCTGAGGGGCTCCACCACGGCATGCACCTACACACCCACCTGGCTGGCAACATGCACACCCACCTGGTGCATTACCGCGTAGACCTGGACGTGGCAG GCACCAAAAATAGCTTCCAGACACTAGGGATGAAgctacaaaacatcactaacccctGGAGCCCAGGACACTACCTGGTACAGCCCACTCTGGAGCAGACACATCTCCACTGTGAGCGCCAGGCTGCCTTTCGCTTTGGGCGGGCCCTGCCCAAGTACCTGCTCTTCACCAGCCCCAAGAAGAACCCCTGGGGCCACAAGCGCAGCTACCGCGTGCAGATCAATTCTATGGCCAGCCAAGTACTGCTCCGAGGCTGTCAGGAGGAGCGGGCTCTCACCTGGGCCAG GTACCCCCTAGCAGTGACCAAGTATCGGGAGTCGGAGCTACACAGCAGCAGCATCTACAACCAGAATGACCCCTGGGACCCACCTGTGGTCTTTGAAGAATTTCTTCGAAACAATGAGAACATTGAAAATGAG GACCTAGTGGCCTGGGTGACAGTGGGCTTCCTCCACATCCCCCACTCAGAGGACATCCCCAACACAGCCAcacctggaaactctgtgggcttCCTGTTGAGGCCCTTCAACTTCTTCCCAGAGGACCCATCCTTGGCATCCAGAGACACCACGATCGTGTGGCCCCAGGACAAAGACTCTAACCATGTTCAGCGCTGGGTTCCTGAGGAGGCAGGGGGCTGTTTGATGCCTCCGCCTTTTAGCTACAATGGCACCTATAGGCCAGTGTGA